One Streptomyces sp. B21-105 genomic region harbors:
- a CDS encoding vWA domain-containing protein: protein MANFSKSNVPQFSVDVYQNEYLPEGGREVNAIVTVTATGGGTVGSAAAAPHLYSPSQGPSAAVAIMVDCSGSMDYPPTKMRNARDATAAAVDTLRDGVHFSVIDGTHVAREVYPGGGRLAVADATTRAQAKQALRRLSAGGGTAIGTWLRLADRLLSTADVAIRHGILLTDGRNEHESPQDLKAALDDCAGRFTCDARGVGTDWEVKEVTGIASALLGTADIVADPAGLAADFTQMMEAAMGKEVADVALRLWTPVGTVVKFVKQVAPTVEELTGRRAEAGPRAGDYPTGSWGDESRDYHVCVEVPAANVGQEMLAARVSLVIPEAAGSVRNLGAQGLVKAVWTDDMAASTSINPQVAHYTGQAELAQVIQQGLDLRKAGDMDGATAKLGRAVQLASVSGNADTAKLLAKVVDVVDATTGTVRLKAKVADADEMTLETRSTKTVRVKK, encoded by the coding sequence ATGGCCAATTTCTCGAAGTCGAACGTGCCGCAGTTCTCGGTGGACGTCTACCAGAACGAGTACCTGCCGGAGGGCGGCCGCGAGGTCAACGCGATCGTCACGGTGACCGCCACCGGCGGCGGCACGGTGGGCAGCGCAGCAGCCGCGCCGCACCTGTACTCGCCGAGCCAGGGCCCGTCCGCCGCGGTGGCGATCATGGTGGACTGCTCCGGCTCGATGGACTACCCGCCGACCAAGATGCGCAACGCCCGCGACGCCACCGCCGCCGCCGTCGACACCCTGCGCGACGGGGTGCACTTCTCGGTGATCGACGGCACGCACGTCGCCAGGGAGGTCTACCCCGGCGGAGGCCGCCTCGCGGTCGCCGACGCGACCACCCGCGCCCAGGCCAAGCAGGCGCTGCGCCGGCTGAGCGCGGGCGGCGGCACCGCGATCGGCACCTGGCTGCGGCTGGCCGACCGGCTGCTGTCCACGGCGGACGTCGCCATCCGGCACGGCATCCTGCTCACCGACGGCCGCAACGAGCACGAGTCGCCGCAGGACCTCAAGGCCGCCCTCGACGACTGCGCCGGACGTTTCACCTGTGACGCACGTGGCGTGGGCACCGACTGGGAAGTGAAAGAAGTCACAGGGATCGCGTCCGCCCTGCTCGGCACCGCCGACATCGTCGCCGACCCGGCCGGCCTCGCCGCCGACTTCACGCAGATGATGGAGGCGGCGATGGGCAAGGAGGTCGCGGACGTCGCGCTGCGCCTGTGGACCCCGGTCGGCACCGTCGTCAAGTTCGTCAAGCAGGTCGCTCCGACGGTCGAGGAACTGACCGGGCGCCGTGCGGAGGCGGGGCCGCGCGCTGGCGACTACCCCACCGGTTCCTGGGGCGACGAGTCCCGTGACTACCACGTGTGCGTCGAGGTCCCGGCGGCGAACGTCGGCCAGGAGATGCTCGCCGCACGGGTCTCGCTGGTGATCCCGGAGGCCGCGGGGAGCGTCCGGAACCTGGGTGCGCAGGGGCTGGTGAAGGCCGTCTGGACCGACGACATGGCCGCTTCCACGTCGATCAACCCTCAGGTCGCCCACTACACCGGCCAGGCCGAACTGGCACAGGTCATCCAACAGGGGCTCGATCTCCGCAAAGCGGGCGATATGGATGGAGCAACGGCCAAACTGGGCCGCGCGGTCCAGCTCGCCAGCGTCTCGGGGAACGCGGATACTGCGAAACTGCTTGCGAAGGTGGTGGACGTGGTCGATGCCACGACGGGTACTGTGCGACTGAAGGCCAAGGTCGCGGACGCCGACGAGATGACGCTCGAGACCCGGTCCACAAAGACTGTTCGTGTAAAGAAGTGA
- a CDS encoding methyltransferase domain-containing protein — protein MGVHDLEPAGAAGLAASARALLVREIEASGSFAADPRWREAFATVPRHLFVPYYYVAGPGGYERRWGESPDRRVRERWLRGAYEDTPLATRLRDGVLLSSSSQPSLMALMLAELRVEDGDRVLEIGAGTGYNAALLSYRLGEENVTTVDLDPEITESARRHLAAAGYRPAVVTGDGARGVPERAPFDRIIATCTLASIPRAWLAQCAPGALILAPLATGLIALTVRDAGHAEGRFLHTPAYFVPLRGSDRPDPEPVTPAGVPGRARESDRFRFLLSLTREALDPQEACSLWEREGMPGRERYGITIGGGHAWAWLDDPEGPYAWPLPGSSGPDLIEL, from the coding sequence ATGGGTGTCCACGATCTCGAACCCGCCGGTGCGGCCGGCCTCGCCGCCTCCGCGCGGGCCCTGCTGGTGCGGGAGATCGAGGCGAGCGGATCGTTCGCCGCCGACCCGCGATGGCGGGAGGCCTTCGCGACGGTGCCGCGCCACCTCTTCGTGCCGTACTACTACGTCGCCGGCCCCGGCGGCTACGAGCGACGCTGGGGCGAGAGTCCCGACCGGCGCGTCAGGGAGCGCTGGCTGCGGGGCGCGTACGAGGACACCCCGCTCGCCACCCGGCTGCGCGACGGCGTGCTGCTCTCGTCCAGCAGCCAGCCGTCGCTGATGGCGCTGATGCTGGCCGAGCTGCGGGTCGAGGACGGCGACCGGGTCCTGGAGATCGGCGCGGGCACGGGATACAACGCGGCGCTGCTGTCGTACCGGCTCGGCGAGGAGAACGTCACCACCGTGGATCTGGATCCGGAGATCACCGAGTCCGCTCGCCGGCATCTCGCGGCCGCCGGGTACCGGCCCGCCGTCGTCACCGGGGACGGGGCGCGAGGGGTTCCCGAACGTGCCCCCTTCGACCGGATCATCGCGACCTGCACGCTGGCGTCGATCCCGCGCGCCTGGCTCGCCCAGTGCGCCCCCGGGGCCCTGATCCTCGCGCCGCTCGCCACCGGGCTGATCGCGCTGACGGTCCGGGACGCCGGACACGCGGAAGGGCGGTTCCTGCACACCCCGGCCTACTTCGTGCCGCTGCGCGGGTCGGACCGGCCCGACCCGGAGCCGGTGACCCCCGCGGGGGTGCCCGGCCGGGCCAGGGAGAGCGACCGGTTCCGCTTCCTGCTGTCCCTGACCCGGGAGGCCCTCGACCCGCAGGAGGCGTGCTCGTTGTGGGAGCGCGAGGGCATGCCGGGACGGGAGCGCTACGGCATCACGATCGGCGGCGGACACGCGTGGGCGTGGCTCGACGATCCGGAGGGGCCGTACGCATGGCCCCTGCCGGGATCGTCGGGCCCCGATCTGATCGAGCTGTGA
- a CDS encoding FHA domain-containing protein — MPTCPNGHQSGSDDWCEVCGHRMAGAVPPPPPPPPPTAGGGYGFPPPPPGQGGGRPDGRRLPSAPGHEPELCPQCRTPREGGAPFCEECRWNFLTNTATSYTPAAPPRTPGPGPGGPGGPGQMGPGGQGPGAPGPGGPGSDGRFQPPPPSYGGSDSFEYQGSRPSQVNRPAEPIPQGPPFGGEQPGRQGGPGGVGGPAGQAGAPSPFGREPGGPGAPGRPGGAPGPAGGPPAGAFGGPPTAPGGDPFGRGPSGPGAGPGPGGRPSGDPFGQPPGPPSDPYRREQGGQSADPFGREPSGPSGDPFGREPSGPGGRPPGPARPGEGGPSGFGGEPSRPGPPGPTTTAGPGFPGQGGPGGHGGQGGPGGPGGPGVAQAYQPSGPPSPPGYPQETGRQQPGGLPFGGGDDDWVISPPSHTGPGQGDPRSQGAPRGGGGYGYPQTGAAQAPPPPDQGFQQQPTTWTATIGPDRSYFMAMMHRSGPEAAGLNLPAYSPEQQRTLTGNQITIGRRRHSTGETPDIDLSVPPEDPGVSHQHAVLVQQPDGSWAVVDQNSTNGTTVNGSEEPIQPFVPVPLQDGDQVHVGAWTTITVRRG; from the coding sequence ATGCCGACCTGCCCGAACGGACACCAGTCGGGTTCCGACGACTGGTGCGAGGTCTGCGGTCACCGCATGGCCGGTGCCGTGCCTCCGCCCCCGCCCCCGCCGCCCCCCACCGCGGGCGGCGGCTACGGCTTCCCGCCGCCCCCGCCCGGCCAGGGCGGCGGCCGGCCCGACGGACGTCGCCTGCCCTCGGCGCCCGGCCACGAACCCGAGCTCTGCCCGCAGTGCCGCACGCCCCGCGAGGGCGGCGCGCCGTTCTGCGAGGAGTGCCGGTGGAACTTCCTCACCAACACCGCGACCTCGTACACCCCGGCTGCTCCCCCGCGCACGCCGGGCCCCGGCCCGGGCGGTCCTGGTGGCCCCGGTCAGATGGGTCCCGGCGGGCAGGGTCCGGGGGCGCCGGGCCCGGGCGGGCCGGGGTCCGACGGGCGGTTCCAGCCACCGCCGCCGTCCTACGGGGGCAGTGATTCCTTCGAGTACCAGGGTTCCCGCCCGTCGCAGGTGAACCGTCCCGCGGAACCGATTCCGCAGGGCCCGCCGTTCGGCGGCGAGCAGCCGGGACGGCAGGGCGGTCCCGGCGGCGTGGGCGGCCCCGCGGGACAGGCCGGCGCACCCTCGCCGTTCGGACGTGAGCCGGGCGGCCCCGGTGCACCGGGCAGGCCCGGTGGCGCACCCGGTCCCGCCGGCGGCCCCCCGGCGGGCGCCTTCGGCGGTCCCCCCACCGCTCCTGGCGGCGACCCCTTCGGCCGTGGGCCCTCCGGCCCCGGTGCCGGACCCGGCCCCGGCGGCCGTCCGTCCGGCGATCCCTTCGGGCAGCCGCCGGGCCCGCCCTCGGACCCCTACCGGCGCGAACAGGGCGGCCAGTCCGCCGATCCCTTCGGACGTGAGCCGTCCGGCCCGTCCGGCGACCCCTTCGGACGTGAGCCCTCCGGACCCGGCGGCCGTCCCCCCGGCCCGGCCCGTCCCGGTGAGGGCGGCCCCTCGGGCTTCGGCGGCGAGCCCTCGCGGCCGGGCCCGCCCGGACCGACGACCACGGCAGGTCCCGGCTTCCCGGGCCAGGGCGGCCCCGGAGGTCACGGCGGCCAGGGCGGTCCCGGTGGCCCCGGTGGCCCCGGAGTCGCGCAGGCCTACCAGCCGTCCGGCCCGCCGTCCCCGCCCGGCTACCCGCAGGAGACCGGCCGGCAGCAGCCCGGCGGCCTGCCCTTCGGCGGGGGTGACGACGACTGGGTGATCTCCCCGCCGTCGCACACGGGCCCCGGCCAGGGGGACCCCAGGAGTCAGGGCGCGCCCCGGGGCGGCGGTGGCTACGGCTACCCGCAGACGGGGGCCGCACAGGCCCCGCCCCCGCCCGACCAGGGGTTCCAGCAGCAGCCGACGACCTGGACGGCGACCATCGGTCCGGACCGCTCGTACTTCATGGCGATGATGCACCGCTCGGGTCCCGAGGCCGCGGGCCTGAACCTGCCCGCGTACTCGCCCGAGCAGCAGCGCACGCTCACCGGCAACCAGATCACCATCGGCCGCCGCCGCCATTCCACGGGCGAGACCCCCGACATAGACCTGTCGGTGCCGCCGGAGGACCCGGGCGTCTCACACCAGCACGCGGTGCTGGTGCAGCAGCCCGACGGCAGTTGGGCCGTCGTCGACCAGAATTCGACGAACGGCACGACGGTCAACGGCTCGGAGGAGCCGATCCAGCCGTTCGTCCCGGTGCCGTTGCAGGACGGCGACCAGGTCCATGTGGGCGCCTGGACGACGATCACCGTCCGCCGCGGCTGA
- a CDS encoding globin encodes MGGVTEIRRGTLQEQTFYEQVGGEETFRRLVHRFYQGVAEDPLLRPMYPEEDLGPAEERFTLFLMQYWGGPTTYSDQRGHPRLRMRHAPFAVDRAAHDAWLAHMRVAVDELGLSQEHEHTLWKYLTYAAASMVNTPD; translated from the coding sequence ATGGGAGGCGTGACAGAGATTCGGCGCGGCACGCTGCAGGAGCAGACCTTCTACGAGCAGGTCGGCGGGGAGGAGACCTTCCGCCGGCTGGTCCACCGCTTCTACCAGGGTGTCGCCGAGGACCCACTGCTGCGGCCCATGTACCCGGAGGAGGACCTGGGCCCGGCCGAGGAGCGCTTCACTCTGTTCCTCATGCAGTACTGGGGCGGCCCGACGACCTACAGCGATCAGCGCGGTCACCCGCGGCTGCGCATGCGGCACGCCCCCTTCGCCGTGGACCGGGCGGCGCACGACGCGTGGCTGGCGCACATGCGGGTCGCGGTGGACGAACTCGGCCTGTCGCAGGAGCACGAGCACACGCTGTGGAAGTACCTGACGTACGCGGCGGCGTCGATGGTGAACACCCCGGACTAG
- a CDS encoding acyl-CoA thioesterase: MRHTYRCPLRWADMDAYGHVNNVVFLRYLEEARIDFLFRPEKDFQQGSVVARHEIDYKRQLVHRHTPVDIELWVTDIRAASFTISYEVKDGDDVYVRASTVIVPFDFATQRPRRITAEERLFLEEYQDDDAEKAVAA, from the coding sequence TTGCGGCACACTTACCGCTGCCCGCTGCGCTGGGCGGACATGGACGCGTACGGCCACGTCAACAACGTGGTCTTCCTCCGCTATCTGGAGGAAGCCCGTATCGACTTCCTGTTTCGTCCGGAGAAGGACTTCCAGCAGGGGTCCGTGGTGGCGCGCCACGAGATCGACTACAAGCGGCAGCTCGTCCACCGGCACACGCCCGTGGACATCGAGCTGTGGGTCACCGACATACGGGCGGCGTCCTTCACCATCTCCTACGAGGTGAAGGACGGCGACGACGTGTACGTGCGGGCCTCCACCGTCATCGTGCCGTTCGACTTCGCGACGCAACGGCCGCGCCGGATCACCGCCGAGGAACGCCTCTTCCTCGAGGAGTACCAGGACGACGACGCCGAGAAGGCCGTCGCCGCATGA